In Aquimarina spinulae, a single window of DNA contains:
- a CDS encoding TOBE domain-containing protein gives MNVLKGEITSIKTNGSLSLVTVDVGAVFFNTIIIETPDTAPYLKQGNHIKMIFKETEVIVGKGTEHSISIQNKAIGEIINIKKGTLLNTLTIDSTVGHLTAIITSDAADQLQLEIGEKITAMIKTTEIMLSE, from the coding sequence ATGAATGTTCTAAAGGGAGAAATAACATCTATAAAAACTAATGGTAGTTTATCATTGGTTACTGTTGATGTTGGAGCTGTTTTTTTTAATACTATTATAATAGAAACACCCGATACAGCTCCCTATTTAAAACAAGGAAATCATATTAAAATGATTTTCAAAGAAACAGAAGTAATTGTTGGAAAAGGAACAGAACATTCTATAAGTATACAAAACAAAGCAATCGGAGAGATTATTAATATAAAAAAAGGAACATTATTAAATACGTTGACTATTGATTCTACTGTTGGTCATCTAACAGCGATCATTACTTCTGATGCTGCTGATCAATTGCAATTAGAAATTGGCGAAAAAATCACAGCCATGATTAAAACCACCGAAATAATGTTATCAGAATGA
- the modA gene encoding molybdate ABC transporter substrate-binding protein: MKKTIFILLIFLITACQQKSERKLTIAVAANMQFAMKELSRTFTDQTGIACDLIISSSGKLTAQIKEGAPFDVFVSADMKYPKELFDTGFTIKTPKIYGYGKLVMWSMIDTIDPSLETLKSSKIHHIAIANPKMAPYGLATIEILKRHNLYEDIKDKLVYGESVLQTNQFIISKSAEIGFTSKSVVLSPEMSNKGNWIDLKDTDYSAIAQGVVTLNQKNQEDAEKFYNFLSSADARKILENFGYSTKEN; this comes from the coding sequence ATGAAAAAAACAATATTCATACTTCTTATATTTTTGATAACAGCATGCCAGCAAAAATCAGAGAGAAAATTAACTATTGCTGTAGCTGCAAATATGCAATTTGCAATGAAAGAGTTATCCAGGACTTTTACAGACCAAACCGGTATTGCTTGTGATCTTATTATAAGCTCATCGGGAAAATTAACTGCGCAAATTAAAGAAGGTGCTCCTTTTGATGTATTTGTTTCTGCAGATATGAAATATCCAAAAGAATTATTTGATACAGGTTTTACTATCAAAACACCTAAAATATATGGCTACGGAAAATTAGTTATGTGGTCTATGATTGATACTATTGACCCGTCTCTAGAAACCCTTAAAAGTTCGAAGATACATCATATTGCAATTGCAAACCCTAAAATGGCTCCCTATGGCCTAGCTACAATAGAAATTTTAAAAAGACATAACCTTTATGAAGACATAAAAGATAAATTGGTATACGGAGAAAGTGTTTTACAAACTAATCAGTTTATTATTTCAAAATCTGCAGAAATTGGTTTTACTTCAAAATCCGTAGTTTTATCTCCAGAAATGAGCAATAAAGGCAATTGGATTGATCTAAAAGATACAGATTACTCTGCAATCGCTCAAGGAGTTGTTACTCTTAATCAAAAGAATCAAGAGGATGCAGAAAAGTTTTATAATTTTTTATCTTCTGCAGACGCGAGAAAAATTCTCGAAAATTTTGGTTATTCAACAAAAGAAAATTGA
- a CDS encoding GNAT family N-acetyltransferase, translating into MEVSKENYSISTDKNKLDVLLIYNFLTNESGWSDGISYDAVKVSIENSLNFGLYSEDKQIGYARVISDYSTIAYLGDIFILKEYRKLGLSKWLMETIMGHPNLQNLRRWILLTSTAEWLYEKYGFTKLPKPEIYMEKFDPNVYTK; encoded by the coding sequence ATGGAAGTATCTAAGGAAAACTATAGCATCTCAACAGATAAGAACAAGTTGGATGTTTTATTGATATATAATTTTCTAACAAATGAATCAGGATGGAGTGATGGTATTTCATATGATGCAGTAAAAGTATCAATAGAGAATTCTCTTAATTTTGGGCTTTATTCTGAGGACAAACAGATTGGGTATGCAAGAGTGATTTCGGATTATTCAACAATTGCTTATTTAGGAGATATTTTTATCCTCAAAGAGTATAGAAAATTAGGATTAAGTAAATGGCTCATGGAAACCATCATGGGGCATCCTAATTTACAAAATTTAAGACGTTGGATTTTGTTAACAAGTACTGCCGAATGGCTATATGAAAAGTATGGATTTACAAAACTTCCAAAACCAGAAATTTATATGGAGAAATTTGATCCTAATGTGTATACAAAATAA
- a CDS encoding MBL fold metallo-hydrolase: MNKINFLITILLISITMSSTAQNLEYKVYRADENSFHIASVLIYGEKDAILIDAQFTLSDAHNVVAEILKSGKNLTTIYISHGDPDYYFGLEVFKNSFPDVTIYTSKHTLSHIKKTYEKKLQIWGPKLGNNGTKKVVFPEILKGNTIDLEGHSIEVKGLNGSTPERAFVWIPSLKAIVGGVNVYDNLHLWIADASTTEKRVAWLSVLEEMERLNPEIVVSAHALDNSNLNRSAITYSKNYLIAYQKEEVKSKNSEELIAAMQKLYPNAGLDIALQLGAKVVKGEMKW, translated from the coding sequence ATGAATAAAATCAATTTTTTAATAACAATACTATTAATTTCAATAACAATGAGTAGTACAGCACAAAACCTAGAATACAAAGTGTATCGGGCAGACGAAAACAGTTTTCACATCGCTTCTGTTTTAATTTATGGAGAAAAAGACGCAATTCTTATTGATGCCCAATTCACACTTTCTGATGCACATAATGTAGTTGCAGAAATCCTAAAAAGTGGTAAAAACCTTACAACCATTTATATAAGTCATGGAGATCCTGATTATTATTTTGGGTTAGAAGTATTTAAAAATTCTTTCCCAGATGTAACCATTTATACCAGCAAACATACGCTATCACACATCAAAAAAACGTATGAGAAAAAGTTACAGATTTGGGGCCCAAAACTAGGGAATAATGGGACAAAAAAAGTTGTTTTTCCAGAAATATTAAAAGGGAATACGATAGATCTCGAAGGGCATTCTATTGAAGTAAAAGGTCTTAATGGCTCTACTCCAGAAAGGGCATTTGTCTGGATTCCATCTCTAAAAGCAATTGTAGGAGGTGTAAATGTATATGACAATTTACATCTATGGATAGCAGATGCAAGTACTACAGAAAAACGTGTTGCCTGGTTATCGGTTTTAGAAGAAATGGAACGCCTTAACCCAGAAATTGTTGTTTCTGCTCATGCCTTAGACAACAGTAATCTAAATCGTAGTGCGATTACCTATTCTAAAAATTATTTGATTGCTTATCAGAAAGAAGAAGTAAAATCAAAAAACTCTGAAGAGCTTATTGCTGCCATGCAAAAACTGTATCCCAATGCAGGCTTAGATATTGCACTTCAATTGGGTGCCAAAGTGGTAAAAGGTGAAATGAAATGGTAA